In Haladaptatus sp. QDMS2, a single window of DNA contains:
- a CDS encoding SWIM zinc finger family protein, with translation MSEHILQRLDYTNRSLKRAQYEAFEFSLTDRGVLVRNESYADPENHEYLVTVRNGVPTTCECPADAHFEGACKHRLAVAIRAPILQAAQKVERVVTDGGVAPATAPEVDEPSCEECFPGFTCWECYLSEKMGSVE, from the coding sequence ATGTCAGAACACATTCTGCAGCGATTGGACTACACGAATCGTTCACTGAAACGCGCCCAGTACGAAGCCTTCGAGTTCTCACTCACCGACCGAGGCGTCCTCGTCAGAAACGAGAGCTATGCCGACCCCGAAAATCACGAGTATCTCGTGACGGTCAGGAACGGTGTTCCAACGACCTGCGAGTGCCCTGCCGATGCCCACTTCGAGGGTGCGTGTAAGCATCGGCTCGCCGTGGCAATTCGAGCACCCATTCTGCAGGCAGCACAGAAGGTCGAGCGGGTCGTCACTGATGGCGGCGTTGCACCTGCTACAGCACCGGAAGTGGACGAGCCTTCCTGTGAGGAGTGCTTTCCGGGCTTTACCTGCTGGGAATGCTACCTCTCGGAAAAAATGGGGTCGGTCGAATGA